TCTATAGAACCCTTGTAGCTATCTACTCCAAGATATTTTGCAGGATTTTCTGAAGTCATTTTTACAATATCACTTACAGAAGCTTTTACATTCTTAACCACATTTTGTATCGACCCTAAATAACTAAGTTCTACATCCTTTACATTGTCATACTCATATTTATTGATGATTTCTTCTCTGCCATCATCATAAACACATTTTAGAGAATCTTCACCATAGGGACTAAATGTACATTTGCGAATATAGTGATAAAAAGGCTCCTTAACCTGGGCCAATCCAGTACAGTCAGTAGATAAAATAATTTTTTCTGGACCCTTTAGTCTATAGACTATGGCAAAGGCCTCTGGCTTTACCGTCATCCCTGTCTGTTTACTAAATTCAGCATACATATCCTCAAAATACATAGCCGCCCCAACTACCCCTAATCTTCTATGATGAAATCCTCTCATGCCACTGAAGGTATGAGTAAAGCCACCTACCCCCAAATCCTTTACTCTTGCAATGTCCTCAAATTCTGCAGCACTATGACCTATAGAAACCTGAATTCCTTTTTCATGGAGATAAGTAATTACTCTATCTGCATTGGGCAACTCTGGGGCAAGGGTCATTAGTTTTACATTTCCTTCACCGGCACTTTCCAACAAGCTTTCTGTAATTTCTATGGAAGGATCTATACAATATTCTTCTTTTTGCATTCCTTTGTATTCTTTATTGATAAAGGGACCTTCAAGATGAATGCCCAATACTTGGGAGCCCTTTTCTGGTATCCATTCTTCCATAAATTCTCTAGCATCACTGGCTTGTTTCTTTAACTTCTCTACTGCATTTGTTGCTGTACTTGCTAAGTAGGAAGTTACCCCTACTTTGACAAGTCCTTTAGACATATTCTGAAGGGCTTTTTTATCCCCTTGGAACTTAAAGGAACCCGTTGCCCATCCATGAATATGCATATCAATAAAACCTGGTATGATAATCCCATTGGTATAATCCACCACATCTTCTTTTTCATCAACTTCTTGAACAATGCCCTTGATTTTTCCATGTTCAATATTTAAATACCCTTTTTGAAAGCCCTCAGGTGTATAAATATTTTCAGAGTATAAAAACATATAATTTCCCTCCCCTGTTTATATTATAGAAATATCGTGACTATCTTTTTCTGTCCTAGTGCAAAGACCAATAGTCTTTATTGGCTTCTAGTAAATCATCTAATACAGCCTTTGCTTTTTCAGGATTAACAATGGTTCGATTTAAGGTTAAAGCCTGTAGTGCTTTTGTATAATCTTCTTCCAGATAGGCTTCTACTGTTAATTTCTCATAAGCATATTGTCCTTCAATAAGTCCCTTGTAGAAGGTGCCAATCTTTCCTATCCGATAAGGCTCTGCCCCATTTTGAGTCAATGCCGCGACTACTTCCACCATAGCATCGTCAGGTAAGTTATTGATGACGCCTTCATTTCTCATAATAATGACATATAATTGCTTTAAATCATAGGCAATAGATTCAGCTACCTCCACCATCATATTTCCATGTACAGCTCCACTTAAAAAAGGAATATTTTCTAAAGATTGTTGCTCTCTTGCCTGCTTGCAGATATCTAATATTTTCTTTTCTCTACCAACTAAAGCCTCATCAGAACGTGTAAAGTTTGGATCACTCTCGGCTACAATTTCCTCTGGAAAAAGATAATATTGGAGATAGGTATTGGGTAAATATTCTGGGAAGAAGGATAGAATTTTATTTACATTTTTATAGGTATTTAACCATGAAGCTTCTCTTTGCTCTGCATTATATGGTTTAAAGTCATTTCCTTGCATAAGGTATGATTTTAACTTTGGTAACAAGTCTTCTCCTGTTGGCTTATGGTATAGGTGGGTAAACCAACCAAAGTGATTCAATCCAAAATATCTTGGCTCAATATCATACATATCTACATTCAATACTTTTCCAAAGGATTTAATCATAGAATAGGGCTGGTCACAAATGTTTAATATTCTTTTATCCTCTGGAAACACCTTATCTAAAGCTACAGCTACGATGGCAGCTGGATTGGTATAATTTAAAATCCATGCATCCGGTGCATACTCTCTAATCTTTTTCACCATATGAATCATAGCCCCTATAGATCTCATTCCATAGGCAAATCCTCCTGGACCACAGGTTTCCTGCCCAACCAAACCATGTTTCAGAGGAATCTTTTCATCTAAGGATCTCATCTCAAGATTTCCTGCCCGCATATTGCAAAGGACAAATTCTGTGTCTATATAGGCTTCGTCCTCATTGTCTGTGAATAAAACCTCTACCCCTGGATAGTACTCCTTCATGGTGAGTTCTATATAATTTCTCATGGAATTCATTCTCTCCATGTTGATATCAAATAAAGTTAGCTTTTTTAATGGGAACCTGTCTTTATATTCAATAAGGCTTCCAATCAAAGCAGGAATACGAGTACTCCCACTTCCAACGATTGTTATCCCTAATTTTCTTCGCTTCATAACATTACCCCTCTCTGCATATTTATATATGAAATTAAGATTTGTACTAAAGCATGCAAACCTACTCTTGAGATTAGATCATTGTATTTGGTTTCCACTTGATGTGCAAAACAATACATCTTATGATTGGCGATGCGTTGTAGGCTATTGTTGGAAAAAGCCACTAAAGCAATAACATCTATTCCTTTTGCCCTAGCTCTTTTGGCAATATTTTTTATAATTTCAGTTTCCCCCGATAGAGAAATGGTTAATAGAGTTTCATCCGGTGTTAGACTATCCCCTAAGGCTCCAATGAGGTTTTGATCATCAATAAATATAGAACGTACTCCTAGCATTGCCAGTCTAGAACTTAATAAATTCCCTATGGGCTTTGAAGCTCCTCTTGCCATAATGTAAACTACCTTTGACTTCAATAACCTATTCGCAATAGACTTTACATTATCTTCCCTTTGAAGAGACAAGGTTTTGCTTACTTCATCATGAATAGAGCTCAATATATCATCATAGGAAAAATCTTGAATACTTTTTTCTTTATTCTGTATATGTTGTTTAAAATAATATCTCAGCTCACTATAGCCATCAAAACCAAGTTTCTTGGATAAATTAATGATGGAAGTTTTTGAAACATACATACGTTCAGCAAGTTCATTGGCTGTTAAATGCAATATTTCTTTTGGATTCTTCATCAAAAATTCAATAATTTTTTTCTCCAAATCTGTTAGCTCTTCATAGTTTTCTGTCAACCTGCTTAAATCCATTTTTCACCTTTCCCTTCTCAAAATTGTAAATTCCTCTACTGCATATCTAGTTCCTCTCCTATTTGATCAAATACGTTGGAATATCCTTTTTCAATAGGTAAATTCATCTGGTTATACTCCTCCACTTGCAGGTCTTAAGTTCATGGTACCATAAGAAAATAGCTTTTTAAGCATTTCAGCCCCTTTAAGACTATATACAAGAGATTTTCCGTTGGTAAATTTTTTCGACCAAAGTATATCCATTACTTAATAAATAAAAATCCCCAAGATTCCCGATAAAACCAATACAATAATAGGGTTCACCTTCTTGATGGCTACCAAAAGAAAAACCACAATAGCAATAATTATGCCATAGACATCGATTATGGCTTCTTCCACCAATAATAGAGCTGCTGAAGCAATCAATGCTAAAACCGCAGGTCGGATACCCCCTAGGGCATTTTGAATGGTTTGGTTTTGTTGAAATTTTAAAAATAAATGAACTAAGATTAAAACAATAATAAATGAGGGTAGCACTACTCCTAAAGTGGCAAGGGCTGAACCAAGAATCCCTCCTAATTCATGTCCTACAAAGGTTGCCATGTTAATAGCAATAGGTCCAGGGGTCATTTCTGCTATGGCCACAATATCCAAAAATTCTCCTTTGGTCAGCCAGCCATGAGCACTTGTAACTTCCTCTTGAATGAGAGAAAGCATAGCGTATCCTCCCCCAAATCCAAAGGAGCCAATTTTAAAAAATGTGAAAAATAAGTCTACGAAAGTACTGATCATTTTCTTTCCCCCTGTCTTACTGTTGAATGGGTTGAAATGAAAATTCCTAAAGCTGCTGATCCTAAAATTAATACTATAGGATGAATATCTAAAAATATAATCGCCAGTAAACTAAATATAGAGATAATGATTCCTGCCATAGAAAATTTTGAGGATTTCACTAGCTTATACACCGCTGCCGCAATTAGGGCAACCACCGCTGGCCTGACACCCTTAAAAATACTATCTACAACAGAATATTCTCTAAAATTTCTAAAAAACATTGCAATGATTAGAATAATGGTAAAGGATGGAATAACTGCTCCTAATGTAGCCATAATAGATCCCTTTACTCCTCCAACCTTATACCCTAGAAACACCGCACTATTAACGGCAATAGGACCAGGAGCAGATTGAATCACTGCAAACATATCCATAAATTCTTTATCGGTAAGCCATTTTTTCTTGTCTACAATTTGCTCTTGAATAAGGGGTACCATAGCATAACCTCCCCCTATGGTAAAAGCACCTATTTTTAAATAAATAAAGAAAAGTTCCCATATTTTTTTCATATTTTTATTGCATCCCTTCCCTTTGGTTTTGAATCTTGTAAGTCAGGTAGGCTGGGTTTAAAATCATGATTTTAAACCCAGCCTACCGCCTATTTATCTAATATTTTGCTTGACGCCCTTTACATAAGTGTCAATTAAATTCCATTCATCATCTATGACAATAACATCTGCATCTTTACCTGCTTCTATAGAGCCCTTATAGTGATCTATTCCTATATATTTCGCAGGATTTTCCGAGGCCATTTTGACAATGTCCCTAATGGAGGCTTTTACATTCTTTACTACATTTTTTACTGAGCCTAAATAGCTAAGTTCTATATCCTTTACCTGCTCATAATTATTTTTATCCATAATTTCTTCCCGTCCATCATCATAGATAAGCTTTACATCACTACCAAAGGGAGTAAATGTGCACTTGCGAATATAGTGATAAAAAGGCTCCTTGACCTGGGCTAATCCAGTACAGTCGGTAGATAAAATAATCTTCTCCGGACCCTTTAGTCTATAGACTATGGCAAAGGCCTCTGGCTTTACCGTCATCCCTGTCTGTTTACTAAATTCAGCATACATATCCTCAAAATACATAGCCGCACCAACTACCCCTAGTCTCCTATGATGAAATCCTCTCATGCCACTAAAGGTATGGGTAAAGCCACCTACCCCCAAATCCTTTACTCTTGCAATGTCCTCAAATTCTGCAGCACTATGACCTATAGAAACCTGAATTCCTTTTTCATGG
The Irregularibacter muris DNA segment above includes these coding regions:
- the nagA gene encoding N-acetylglucosamine-6-phosphate deacetylase, producing MFLYSENIYTPEGFQKGYLNIEHGKIKGIVQEVDEKEDVVDYTNGIIIPGFIDMHIHGWATGSFKFQGDKKALQNMSKGLVKVGVTSYLASTATNAVEKLKKQASDAREFMEEWIPEKGSQVLGIHLEGPFINKEYKGMQKEEYCIDPSIEITESLLESAGEGNVKLMTLAPELPNADRVITYLHEKGIQVSIGHSAAEFEDIARVKDLGVGGFTHTFSGMRGFHHRRLGVVGAAMYFEDMYAEFSKQTGMTVKPEAFAIVYRLKGPEKIILSTDCTGLAQVKEPFYHYIRKCTFSPYGEDSLKCVYDDGREEIINKYEYDNVKDVELSYLGSIQNVVKNVKASVSDIVKMTSENPAKYLGVDSYKGSIEAGKDADVIIIDDEWNLLDTYVKGVKQDIQ
- a CDS encoding family 4 glycosyl hydrolase; translated protein: MKRRKLGITIVGSGSTRIPALIGSLIEYKDRFPLKKLTLFDINMERMNSMRNYIELTMKEYYPGVEVLFTDNEDEAYIDTEFVLCNMRAGNLEMRSLDEKIPLKHGLVGQETCGPGGFAYGMRSIGAMIHMVKKIREYAPDAWILNYTNPAAIVAVALDKVFPEDKRILNICDQPYSMIKSFGKVLNVDMYDIEPRYFGLNHFGWFTHLYHKPTGEDLLPKLKSYLMQGNDFKPYNAEQREASWLNTYKNVNKILSFFPEYLPNTYLQYYLFPEEIVAESDPNFTRSDEALVGREKKILDICKQAREQQSLENIPFLSGAVHGNMMVEVAESIAYDLKQLYVIIMRNEGVINNLPDDAMVEVVAALTQNGAEPYRIGKIGTFYKGLIEGQYAYEKLTVEAYLEEDYTKALQALTLNRTIVNPEKAKAVLDDLLEANKDYWSLH
- a CDS encoding MurR/RpiR family transcriptional regulator, translating into MDLSRLTENYEELTDLEKKIIEFLMKNPKEILHLTANELAERMYVSKTSIINLSKKLGFDGYSELRYYFKQHIQNKEKSIQDFSYDDILSSIHDEVSKTLSLQREDNVKSIANRLLKSKVVYIMARGASKPIGNLLSSRLAMLGVRSIFIDDQNLIGALGDSLTPDETLLTISLSGETEIIKNIAKRARAKGIDVIALVAFSNNSLQRIANHKMYCFAHQVETKYNDLISRVGLHALVQILISYINMQRGVML
- a CDS encoding chromate transporter, whose translation is MISTFVDLFFTFFKIGSFGFGGGYAMLSLIQEEVTSAHGWLTKGEFLDIVAIAEMTPGPIAINMATFVGHELGGILGSALATLGVVLPSFIIVLILVHLFLKFQQNQTIQNALGGIRPAVLALIASAALLLVEEAIIDVYGIIIAIVVFLLVAIKKVNPIIVLVLSGILGIFIY
- a CDS encoding chromate transporter; its protein translation is MKKIWELFFIYLKIGAFTIGGGYAMVPLIQEQIVDKKKWLTDKEFMDMFAVIQSAPGPIAVNSAVFLGYKVGGVKGSIMATLGAVIPSFTIILIIAMFFRNFREYSVVDSIFKGVRPAVVALIAAAVYKLVKSSKFSMAGIIISIFSLLAIIFLDIHPIVLILGSAALGIFISTHSTVRQGERK
- the nagA gene encoding N-acetylglucosamine-6-phosphate deacetylase, with translation MFLYSENIYTPEGFQKGYLNIHDGKIMGIFQEVDAEDVVDYANGIIIPGFIDIHMHGWATGSLWLNGNKEAVKNMSKDLVKVGVTSYLATTGTDAVDTLKGQLEDTRKFIENWEPTKGSQVIGVHLEGPFINKEYKGMQKEEYCIDPSIEITESLLESAGEGNVKLMTLAPELPNADRVITYLHEKGIQVSIGHSAAEFEDIARVKDLGVGGFTHTFSGMRGFHHRRLGVVGAAMYFEDMYAEFSKQTGMTVKPEAFAIVYRLKGPEKIILSTDCTGLAQVKEPFYHYIRKCTFTPFGSDVKLIYDDGREEIMDKNNYEQVKDIELSYLGSVKNVVKNVKASIRDIVKMASENPAKYIGIDHYKGSIEAGKDADVIVIDDEWNLIDTYVKGVKQNIR